In the genome of Chryseobacterium arthrosphaerae, one region contains:
- a CDS encoding alpha-ketoacid dehydrogenase subunit alpha/beta, which yields MQTTYIETQQISFQDFKNQILGDYRLGRISREMSYLGRREVLTGKAKFGIFGDGKELPQLAMAKVFRNGDFRSGYYRDQTFALAIDALTVESFFAQMYADTSVEREPASAGRQMNGHFATRSLNEDGSWKDLTAQKNISSDISPTAGQMPRLLGLAQASTIYKNVKFEGSEKFSKDGNEIAFGTIGDASTAEGHFWETLNAACALQVPMIVSIWDDGYGISVPTKNQRAKGDISEMLSGFQRKEGEKQGCEIIQVKAWDYPALLDAYAKAEHFARTESVPVVVHVVDVTQPQGHSTSGSHERYKSEERLAWEAEYDGLAKFKEWILNYSIEIDGKEEVIATAEELEAIDEEAKKAAKSGQKAAWDNYQNAIKELIHSILPLVENLKGENTEVEAYITQFNKLVSKAKKDIFHLVRKALLATRGTNSAERNQLMQKYNEVAAIEKDNYSSHLYSQSEWKAENIREIKPVYSDSSEEVDGRVVIRNNFDKIFEKYPETLIFGEDTGNIGDVNQGLEGMQEKYGALRIADTGIREATILGQGIGMAMRGLKPIAEIQYLDYVLYCLQGMSDDLATVHYRTKGGQKAPLIIRTRGHRLEGIWHSGSPMAGILNLSKGILVLVPRNLTKAAGFYNTMLQADEPAIIVECLNGYRLKEKQPDNLGEFTVPVGKIEVTKEGKDVTLVTYGSTWRIVTEAANELEKLGISAEVIDIQSLIPFDLSHEIAESVKKTNRLVVIDEDVEGGTTGFILQQILEKQKAFRYLDSDPLTIAANDHRPAYASDGDYFSKPSADDMVEKIYAMFNETNPQKYPAIF from the coding sequence ATGCAAACAACCTATATTGAAACACAGCAAATATCCTTTCAAGATTTTAAAAATCAGATACTTGGAGACTACAGGTTAGGAAGGATCTCTCGTGAAATGTCTTATCTCGGAAGAAGAGAAGTACTCACCGGAAAAGCTAAATTCGGAATTTTTGGGGATGGTAAAGAGCTTCCTCAGCTGGCAATGGCGAAAGTTTTCAGAAATGGGGACTTCCGTTCAGGATATTACAGGGACCAGACTTTTGCATTAGCAATAGATGCTTTGACCGTAGAAAGTTTCTTTGCACAGATGTATGCAGATACAAGCGTGGAAAGAGAGCCTGCTTCAGCAGGAAGACAGATGAACGGGCATTTCGCAACAAGAAGTTTAAATGAAGACGGAAGCTGGAAAGATCTTACAGCTCAGAAGAATATCTCTTCAGATATTTCTCCTACGGCTGGTCAGATGCCTAGATTATTAGGGCTGGCTCAGGCTTCTACAATTTATAAAAATGTAAAATTTGAAGGTTCTGAGAAGTTCTCTAAAGATGGTAATGAAATTGCCTTCGGAACCATTGGTGATGCTTCTACAGCAGAAGGTCATTTCTGGGAAACGCTGAATGCTGCATGTGCGCTTCAGGTTCCAATGATCGTTTCTATCTGGGATGACGGATACGGAATTTCTGTTCCTACCAAAAACCAGAGAGCAAAAGGGGATATCAGCGAAATGCTGAGCGGTTTCCAGAGAAAAGAAGGAGAAAAGCAGGGATGTGAGATTATTCAGGTGAAAGCATGGGATTATCCTGCATTACTGGATGCTTATGCTAAAGCTGAGCATTTTGCAAGAACAGAAAGCGTTCCGGTAGTAGTGCACGTGGTAGATGTAACCCAGCCTCAGGGGCACTCTACATCAGGATCTCACGAAAGATATAAAAGTGAAGAGCGTCTGGCATGGGAAGCTGAATATGACGGATTGGCCAAGTTTAAAGAATGGATTTTAAATTATTCCATTGAAATTGATGGCAAAGAAGAAGTAATTGCTACCGCTGAAGAGCTGGAGGCTATTGATGAAGAAGCAAAAAAGGCGGCTAAATCAGGACAGAAAGCTGCATGGGATAACTACCAGAATGCCATTAAAGAGCTGATCCATTCTATTTTACCTTTAGTAGAAAACCTTAAAGGAGAAAATACTGAAGTGGAAGCATATATCACTCAGTTTAATAAATTAGTTTCCAAAGCTAAAAAAGATATCTTCCATCTGGTAAGAAAAGCTTTACTGGCAACAAGAGGAACAAACTCTGCAGAAAGAAACCAACTGATGCAGAAGTACAACGAAGTTGCTGCGATAGAAAAAGATAACTATTCATCTCACTTATATTCCCAGTCTGAATGGAAAGCTGAAAACATCAGAGAGATCAAACCTGTTTACTCAGACAGCTCAGAAGAGGTGGACGGTAGAGTAGTGATCAGAAACAATTTCGACAAAATTTTTGAAAAATATCCTGAAACATTGATCTTTGGGGAAGATACCGGAAATATCGGTGACGTAAACCAGGGATTGGAAGGGATGCAGGAAAAATATGGTGCATTGCGTATTGCTGATACAGGAATCCGTGAAGCTACCATCCTTGGACAGGGAATTGGAATGGCAATGAGAGGTTTGAAGCCTATCGCTGAAATCCAGTATTTAGACTATGTTCTTTACTGTTTGCAGGGGATGAGTGATGATTTGGCAACCGTTCATTACAGAACAAAAGGAGGGCAGAAAGCCCCTCTGATCATCAGAACAAGAGGGCACAGACTGGAAGGAATCTGGCATTCTGGTTCTCCGATGGCAGGAATCCTTAACCTTTCAAAAGGTATTCTGGTATTGGTTCCTAGAAACCTGACAAAAGCTGCCGGATTCTATAATACAATGCTTCAGGCTGATGAGCCTGCAATTATCGTAGAATGTCTGAACGGATACAGATTAAAAGAAAAGCAACCTGATAACTTAGGTGAATTCACCGTTCCTGTAGGTAAAATTGAAGTGACAAAAGAAGGAAAAGATGTTACTTTGGTAACTTACGGATCTACATGGAGAATTGTAACTGAAGCAGCCAACGAGTTGGAGAAACTTGGAATTTCTGCAGAAGTGATCGATATCCAGTCATTAATTCCTTTCGATTTATCTCATGAGATTGCTGAAAGTGTGAAGAAGACCAACAGATTAGTTGTGATTGACGAAGATGTGGAAGGTGGAACTACAGGATTCATCTTACAGCAGATCCTTGAAAAGCAGAAAGCATTCAGATACCTGGATTCAGATCCGTTGACGATTGCTGCTAACGATCACAGACCGGCTTATGCAAGTGATGGTGACTACTTCAGTAAGCCATCTGCAGATGATATGGTAGAAAAGATCTACGCCATGTTTAATGAAACAAATCCTCAGAAATATCCTGCGATATTCTAA
- a CDS encoding polyprenyl synthetase family protein, with protein sequence MANTVEEIKRPINEEMKLFEQKFYESMQSKVPLLDKVTRFIVTTKGKQMRPMFVFLCAKLVGDVTEKTYRGASMIELIHTATLVHDDVVDESFKRRNFFSINALWKNKIAVLVGDYLLSKSVLLSTDHKDYDLLGVISRTIREMSEGELLQLEKARKLDITEEVYYEIIRQKTATLIAACCEIGVLSNSTDEALAKKMMDFGTYTGMAFQIKDDLFDYLSSNVIGKPVGIDIKEQKMTLPLIHTLKTAGEKDRKYYFDTIKRYNNNPKRVKELIEFVKSSGGLEYSITVMKDFQQKAKDILNEFPDSEARKSLHIMLDYVIERKF encoded by the coding sequence GTGGCAAATACAGTAGAAGAGATTAAACGACCGATCAACGAGGAAATGAAACTTTTTGAACAGAAGTTTTATGAATCGATGCAGAGTAAAGTACCTTTATTAGATAAAGTAACCCGTTTTATTGTGACCACCAAAGGGAAGCAGATGCGTCCTATGTTTGTCTTTCTCTGTGCCAAGCTGGTGGGTGATGTGACGGAGAAAACCTATCGTGGTGCTTCGATGATCGAGCTGATCCATACGGCCACCCTGGTACATGATGATGTGGTGGACGAAAGTTTTAAACGCCGTAATTTCTTTTCTATCAATGCTTTGTGGAAGAACAAAATTGCTGTTTTGGTAGGAGATTATCTTCTGTCGAAATCAGTATTGCTGTCTACAGACCATAAAGATTATGATCTACTGGGGGTGATTTCAAGAACGATCCGTGAAATGTCTGAAGGAGAGCTTCTTCAGCTGGAAAAGGCCAGAAAACTGGATATTACGGAAGAGGTGTATTATGAGATCATCCGTCAGAAAACTGCTACCCTGATTGCTGCCTGTTGTGAAATAGGAGTCCTTTCCAACAGTACAGACGAAGCGCTGGCGAAGAAAATGATGGATTTCGGAACATATACCGGAATGGCTTTTCAGATCAAAGATGACCTGTTCGATTATTTAAGTTCCAATGTGATCGGTAAGCCTGTGGGAATTGATATTAAAGAACAGAAAATGACCCTGCCTTTGATTCATACCCTTAAAACAGCTGGTGAAAAGGATAGAAAGTATTATTTCGATACCATTAAACGCTACAATAACAATCCAAAACGGGTAAAAGAACTGATCGAATTTGTAAAAAGTTCTGGCGGGCTGGAATATTCCATTACAGTCATGAAGGATTTTCAGCAGAAAGCAAAAGATATCCTGAATGAATTCCCGGATTCTGAAGCAAGAAAATCATTGCATATTATGCTGGATTATGTTATTGAAAGAAAATTCTGA
- a CDS encoding sterol desaturase family protein gives MMDFIMSEDGLEHVYAWAIPLHATVILAEMIYSHVSEAKLYSGKDLATNVYLALMNFGLDLIMKAFAMGVMFFFYSHRIFSWDLSIWYLLACFVITDFAYYVLHYVDHRSRAFWAVHITHHSSEYFNLTTGFRSPVLQPLYRYLYFSPLAFLGFNPWHIMVAYAIGQVYGTWVHTQTVKSMGFLEHILVTPSHHRVHHACNVKYLDKNMGMCLIIWDKIFGTFQKEDPDVPVKYGIYPKMPDNRPDTVLFYEWRKIWKDLKQPGLKFTDRINYIFNSPGWRHDGTGKTVRQYQKEYFARQEKKKEQQQTQEKQKTA, from the coding sequence ATGATGGATTTTATTATGAGCGAGGACGGGCTGGAACATGTGTATGCCTGGGCTATTCCGTTGCATGCCACTGTGATTTTAGCTGAAATGATTTACAGCCACGTTTCAGAAGCCAAGCTGTATAGCGGAAAAGATCTTGCTACCAATGTTTATCTGGCACTGATGAATTTCGGTCTTGACCTCATCATGAAAGCATTCGCTATGGGGGTGATGTTTTTCTTTTACAGCCACAGAATTTTTTCATGGGATCTCAGCATCTGGTATTTGCTGGCCTGTTTTGTGATTACAGATTTTGCCTATTACGTTCTCCATTATGTAGACCACAGATCCAGGGCATTCTGGGCAGTTCATATCACACACCATAGTTCAGAATATTTCAACCTCACCACGGGATTCAGAAGTCCTGTACTGCAGCCGCTTTACAGATATTTATATTTTTCACCATTAGCATTTTTAGGCTTTAATCCATGGCATATCATGGTAGCTTACGCTATCGGGCAGGTATACGGAACATGGGTGCATACACAGACCGTGAAGAGTATGGGATTCCTGGAACATATCCTGGTAACTCCTTCCCACCATCGTGTACATCATGCATGTAATGTGAAATACCTGGATAAGAATATGGGGATGTGCCTGATCATCTGGGATAAAATTTTCGGAACCTTTCAGAAAGAAGATCCTGATGTGCCGGTAAAATATGGAATTTACCCGAAAATGCCGGACAACAGACCCGATACCGTTCTTTTCTATGAATGGAGAAAGATCTGGAAAGACCTGAAGCAGCCGGGGCTGAAATTCACAGACAGGATTAATTATATCTTCAACTCTCCGGGATGGAGGCATGACGGAACCGGAAAAACGGTAAGACAATACCAGAAAGAATACTTTGCCAGACAGGAAAAGAAAAAAGAACAACAGCAAACTCAGGAAAAGCAGAAAACTGCTTAA
- the rlmN gene encoding 23S rRNA (adenine(2503)-C(2))-methyltransferase RlmN: protein MKDIRTLSLDQLKDYFVSLGEKPFRAKQVYDWLWSKNLHSIDEMTNLSKTLREKISEEYTINPVSVDLLQKSTDGTIKNGVKLHDGLLVESVLIPTETRTTACVSSQVGCSLNCEFCATAKLKRMRNLEVAEIVDQVALIDSQSRMYFDRPLSNIVFMGMGEPMMNYKNVVEAIRKITQPEGLGMSPRRITVSTSGIPKMIKMLADDELRVKLALSLHSAIESKRNEIMPFSDKFPLTDIMEALQYWYQKTGSVITFEYCVWKGINDGDEDIKALIKYCKQVPSKVNLIQYNPIGDGKYDQCNKQAEENYIRQLENAGITVMVRRSRGGDIDAACGQLANKTAD from the coding sequence ATGAAAGACATCCGTACATTATCACTAGATCAGCTTAAAGACTACTTTGTATCTTTAGGAGAAAAGCCGTTTCGTGCGAAACAGGTCTATGACTGGCTATGGAGTAAAAACCTCCATTCGATCGATGAAATGACGAATCTTTCGAAAACCCTTCGTGAAAAAATTTCCGAAGAATATACCATTAATCCTGTTTCCGTAGACCTGCTTCAGAAAAGTACCGACGGAACCATCAAAAACGGAGTGAAACTTCACGACGGATTACTGGTGGAATCTGTTCTTATTCCAACAGAAACAAGAACCACAGCCTGTGTTTCTTCACAGGTAGGCTGCTCATTGAACTGCGAATTCTGTGCTACCGCAAAACTGAAAAGGATGAGAAACCTTGAAGTAGCGGAAATTGTAGACCAGGTAGCCCTCATTGACAGCCAAAGCCGCATGTATTTTGACAGACCTCTTTCCAATATCGTATTCATGGGAATGGGAGAGCCGATGATGAACTACAAAAATGTAGTGGAAGCCATCAGGAAGATCACCCAGCCGGAAGGATTGGGAATGTCTCCAAGAAGAATTACTGTTTCTACATCAGGTATTCCTAAAATGATCAAAATGCTTGCAGATGATGAGCTGCGTGTGAAACTGGCACTGTCCCTTCATTCTGCCATAGAATCCAAGCGTAATGAGATCATGCCTTTCTCTGACAAATTTCCGTTAACGGATATTATGGAAGCCCTTCAGTACTGGTATCAGAAAACCGGTTCTGTGATTACTTTCGAATACTGTGTCTGGAAAGGGATCAATGATGGGGATGAGGACATTAAAGCTCTGATAAAATACTGCAAACAGGTACCTTCTAAAGTTAACCTTATTCAATACAATCCGATCGGGGACGGAAAATACGACCAGTGCAACAAACAGGCGGAAGAAAACTATATCCGTCAGCTTGAAAATGCAGGAATTACTGTGATGGTCAGAAGAAGCCGTGGAGGTGATATTGACGCTGCCTGCGGGCAGTTGGCCAACAAAACAGCGGATTAA
- the queA gene encoding tRNA preQ1(34) S-adenosylmethionine ribosyltransferase-isomerase QueA, with the protein MKTSDFNFDLPAELLAEHPSEHRDEARLMVLDRKTQTIEHKLFKDVVDYFDEEDLFIFNNTKVFPARLYGNKEKTGAKIEVFLLRELDKETRVWDVLVDPARKIRIGNKLFFTEDESLVAEVIDNTTSRGRTLRFLFDGSYEEFRTKLKELGETPLPKYIKRAVEPEDAERYQTIYAKVEGAVAAPTAGLHFSKHLMKRLEIKGINFAEVTLHVGLGTFNPIEVEDLSKHKMESEEIIIDEKNAAIINKAVDAHRRVCAVGTTTMRALETSVSSNKKISAFNGWTNKFIYPPHDFGVANSMITNFHTPKSTLIMMIAAFAGRDFVMHAYEEAVKEKYKFYSYGDAMLIL; encoded by the coding sequence ATGAAAACATCAGATTTTAATTTTGATCTTCCTGCGGAATTATTGGCAGAACACCCATCAGAGCACAGAGACGAAGCGAGACTAATGGTACTTGATAGAAAAACACAGACTATCGAGCACAAATTATTCAAAGATGTAGTGGATTATTTTGATGAAGAGGATTTGTTTATCTTCAACAATACTAAGGTTTTCCCTGCACGTCTTTACGGAAACAAAGAAAAAACCGGAGCTAAAATTGAAGTTTTCTTATTGAGAGAACTTGATAAAGAAACCAGAGTTTGGGATGTTTTGGTAGATCCTGCAAGAAAAATCAGAATTGGTAACAAATTATTCTTCACGGAAGATGAGTCTTTAGTCGCTGAGGTTATTGACAATACGACTTCAAGAGGTAGAACATTAAGATTCTTATTCGACGGTTCTTATGAAGAATTCAGAACGAAATTAAAAGAACTGGGAGAAACTCCGCTTCCAAAATATATCAAAAGAGCTGTAGAACCGGAAGATGCAGAAAGATATCAGACGATCTATGCAAAAGTGGAAGGAGCAGTTGCTGCACCTACAGCAGGTCTTCACTTCTCTAAGCATCTGATGAAGAGATTAGAGATCAAAGGAATCAATTTTGCTGAAGTTACCCTTCACGTAGGATTGGGAACTTTCAACCCGATTGAGGTGGAAGATCTGTCCAAGCACAAAATGGAATCTGAGGAGATCATCATCGATGAGAAAAACGCTGCGATCATCAACAAGGCAGTAGATGCCCACAGAAGAGTTTGTGCTGTAGGAACTACTACAATGAGAGCGCTGGAAACTTCTGTTTCTTCTAACAAAAAAATCTCTGCTTTCAATGGCTGGACCAATAAATTCATTTATCCGCCTCACGATTTCGGAGTTGCTAACTCAATGATCACGAACTTCCACACACCGAAGTCTACACTGATCATGATGATTGCTGCATTTGCCGGAAGAGATTTCGTAATGCATGCTTATGAAGAAGCCGTAAAAGAAAAGTATAAATTCTATTCTTACGGTGATGCAATGTTAATTTTATAA